A window from Dehalobacter sp. DCA encodes these proteins:
- the nth gene encoding endonuclease III, producing MEPNRLMMRDCKINRILHILEQTYPEAHCELNFRNPFELLVATILSAQTTDQKVNKVTAVLFERCPTPKKMLEITPREFEEIIHPIGLFRTKAKNILQTCELLIEEHHGDVPSNLDDLVKMPGVGRKTAGVVLANAYGIPALPVDTHVLRVANRLGLSREKDPSKVEKELTALIPMELWIDTHHRLIFHGRKLCHARKPECPVCPLKDCCPAFTSAS from the coding sequence ATGGAACCCAACAGACTTATGATGCGTGATTGTAAAATAAACCGCATTCTTCATATTTTAGAACAAACCTATCCTGAAGCACACTGTGAGCTAAATTTCCGCAACCCCTTTGAACTCCTTGTCGCCACGATTCTCAGCGCCCAGACCACAGACCAAAAGGTCAACAAAGTAACAGCCGTACTTTTCGAACGCTGCCCCACTCCCAAAAAGATGTTGGAGATCACTCCCCGCGAGTTTGAAGAAATCATTCACCCGATCGGACTCTTCCGCACCAAAGCCAAAAATATTCTGCAGACCTGCGAGCTGCTCATTGAAGAACATCACGGAGATGTCCCCTCGAATCTGGATGACCTCGTAAAAATGCCGGGCGTTGGCCGTAAAACAGCCGGAGTAGTCTTAGCAAACGCCTATGGCATTCCCGCTTTGCCTGTGGATACCCACGTGCTGAGGGTTGCCAATCGGCTCGGCCTGTCCCGGGAAAAAGACCCTTCTAAAGTAGAAAAAGAGCTTACCGCTCTTATCCCTATGGAACTATGGATTGATACCCATCACCGTTTGATTTTTCACGGTCGCAAACTTTGCCATGCCCGGAAGCCGGAATGCCCGGTCTGTCCTTTGAAAGACTGCTGTCCGGCATTTACCAGCGCTTCCTAG
- a CDS encoding uridine kinase family protein → MKDNFTRKYRQTLLLGLIKVIQELFPEEILKIPYSILDGVYCEFSGSLVSPREVRLIETTLKNWATHKNFIKFLGKDESFHIYKLDETIIKSIYAAFEDTSAIKDFRLIPFQPGFILDFSDESGYLADFVLPKKLSATYTETQRWLEILDLAEVKDVNSYIRNGRSIDLINIAEALQEKKIADIADIITNENKNVRIVLISGPSSSGKTTFTHRLSTQLIVNGLKPISLSLDNYYLNRENIPRDASGQLDFDTLYSLDLALLNEHLDKLIMGETVQTPVFNFFTGKRNPDGNDIRLDSDNILLVEGLHALNPGLLTINRNSFFKIYISALFLLNIDRHNRVPTTEARLIRRIVRDDKFRGFGPERTLNQWPSVRRGENTSVFRYQEEADIMFNSSLLFEMNALRSFAEPLLKKIQETNRFYDTSVRLLNLLSFFEPMDTSNIPLNSILREFIGGSIYCE, encoded by the coding sequence ATGAAAGATAATTTCACCCGCAAATACAGACAGACTTTGCTGCTTGGCTTAATCAAGGTGATCCAGGAACTTTTCCCCGAAGAAATACTGAAGATTCCATATTCCATTCTTGACGGCGTTTATTGTGAATTTTCCGGCTCCCTGGTCTCTCCCAGAGAAGTCAGATTGATTGAAACAACACTAAAGAACTGGGCTACTCATAAAAATTTCATTAAATTTTTAGGGAAAGATGAGAGTTTTCATATCTATAAATTGGATGAAACCATTATTAAATCAATTTATGCCGCCTTCGAGGATACTTCTGCTATCAAGGATTTCCGGCTTATTCCTTTTCAGCCGGGATTTATCCTGGATTTTTCCGATGAATCCGGTTATTTGGCAGACTTTGTTCTTCCCAAAAAACTTTCAGCAACCTATACGGAAACGCAACGCTGGCTTGAAATCCTGGATCTGGCTGAGGTCAAGGACGTGAATTCCTATATCAGAAACGGCCGCTCCATCGATCTCATTAACATTGCTGAAGCTCTCCAGGAGAAAAAGATTGCGGACATTGCGGATATCATAACCAATGAAAATAAAAATGTCAGAATCGTGCTGATTTCAGGACCATCCTCGTCAGGGAAGACGACCTTTACCCATCGTCTCTCGACTCAGCTGATCGTCAACGGCCTAAAACCGATTTCCTTATCTCTGGACAACTATTACCTGAATCGGGAAAACATTCCGCGTGATGCTTCCGGACAGCTGGATTTTGATACCCTATATTCCCTGGACCTTGCGCTGCTCAATGAACATCTGGATAAGCTGATTATGGGAGAAACGGTCCAGACGCCGGTATTTAACTTTTTCACCGGAAAGAGAAATCCGGACGGAAATGATATCCGTCTCGACTCGGACAATATCCTGCTGGTCGAAGGCCTTCATGCCCTGAACCCAGGTTTGCTCACCATTAACAGGAATTCGTTCTTTAAAATCTATATCAGTGCGCTTTTCCTGCTGAATATCGACCGTCACAACCGCGTCCCGACAACTGAGGCGAGACTGATCAGACGAATTGTACGCGACGATAAATTCAGGGGCTTTGGTCCGGAGCGGACTCTGAATCAGTGGCCAAGTGTCAGACGCGGGGAAAATACCAGCGTTTTTCGCTACCAGGAAGAAGCTGATATCATGTTTAATTCCAGCCTGCTCTTTGAAATGAACGCTCTACGTTCCTTTGCCGAACCCCTTCTTAAGAAAATTCAGGAAACAAATAGGTTTTACGATACTTCCGTTCGTTTGCTGAATCTTCTGTCGTTTTTTGAACCCATGGACACATCCAACATCCCCTTAAATTCAATCCTCCGGGAATTTATCGGTGGCAGTATCTATTGTGAATAG
- the thrC gene encoding threonine synthase encodes MYLSTRGNIDAQTSAQAIALGMVPQGGLFVPQEIPCVDWKQYANCSYAELALQIMKLYCGDLPAGTLEEAVKVYGDGRFDTSNPAPLVEVDGCGMLELWHGPTAAFKDMALQVLPYLLTASIKELGLDVEVLILTATSGDTGKAALDGFKDVPGTRIVVFYPDGGVSAVQERQMVTTGGGNTFVVAINGNFDECQTAVKKIFSSEELRQKLNASHMVFSSANSINWGRLLPQIVYYFWAYLEAVRLGKTAAEEKINIVVPTGNFGNILAAYYAKRMGLPLGRLICASNKNNVLTDFFTAGTYESNRPFYLTSSPSMDILISSNFERFLFEVSGRDAGKISSWFKRLSSEGKFSADPDTLTACRENMIAGWTDEEGVFETIKKVYEEDNYLLDPHTAVAMKVYNDYRENSGDKTFTVLTSTASPFKFAQSVLTAIAGDRYRECDPWEALTRLSALTGWDIPSGLQGLREKSAQEVYRCQPEEITAYLERKFLKD; translated from the coding sequence ATGTATCTTAGTACCCGCGGCAACATTGATGCTCAGACCTCTGCCCAGGCGATTGCTCTAGGAATGGTACCTCAGGGAGGACTATTTGTTCCTCAGGAGATCCCCTGCGTGGATTGGAAACAATATGCCAACTGCAGTTACGCCGAGCTTGCGCTGCAAATTATGAAGCTGTATTGCGGAGATCTACCGGCAGGAACGCTGGAAGAGGCAGTTAAAGTATACGGAGACGGACGTTTTGATACGTCAAACCCCGCACCGCTTGTTGAAGTCGACGGCTGCGGGATGCTGGAACTCTGGCACGGCCCGACCGCTGCTTTTAAAGATATGGCCCTGCAGGTGTTGCCTTATCTGCTTACTGCAAGTATTAAAGAACTTGGACTTGATGTGGAAGTTCTGATTCTTACGGCGACTTCTGGAGATACCGGCAAGGCCGCCTTGGACGGATTTAAGGATGTTCCGGGTACTCGGATTGTGGTTTTTTATCCCGACGGCGGCGTTAGCGCTGTGCAGGAACGCCAGATGGTTACAACAGGTGGAGGAAATACTTTCGTTGTGGCGATCAACGGAAATTTTGACGAGTGCCAGACTGCAGTTAAAAAGATTTTTTCATCTGAAGAACTGCGCCAAAAACTGAATGCCAGCCATATGGTTTTCTCCTCAGCGAATTCCATCAACTGGGGAAGACTGCTGCCGCAGATTGTTTATTATTTCTGGGCCTATCTCGAGGCAGTAAGACTCGGAAAAACTGCTGCGGAAGAGAAAATCAACATCGTGGTTCCCACGGGTAATTTTGGCAATATTCTGGCAGCTTATTATGCTAAGAGAATGGGACTGCCACTGGGCAGGCTGATTTGTGCATCGAATAAAAACAATGTGCTTACGGACTTCTTCACTGCCGGAACTTATGAAAGCAATCGTCCGTTTTATCTGACTTCGTCACCTTCAATGGACATCCTTATTTCCAGCAATTTTGAGCGCTTTTTGTTTGAAGTATCCGGAAGAGATGCCGGCAAGATCAGTAGCTGGTTCAAACGTCTCTCCAGCGAAGGGAAGTTCAGTGCGGATCCGGATACTTTGACTGCCTGTAGGGAGAATATGATCGCTGGCTGGACGGATGAAGAGGGTGTTTTCGAAACCATCAAAAAAGTGTATGAAGAAGACAACTATCTGCTGGACCCGCATACGGCTGTCGCGATGAAGGTTTACAACGATTATCGAGAAAACAGCGGGGACAAAACCTTTACTGTCCTGACTTCAACGGCGAGTCCTTTCAAGTTTGCTCAAAGCGTGCTGACAGCAATTGCCGGTGACAGGTACAGAGAATGTGACCCCTGGGAAGCGTTGACCAGGCTCAGCGCTTTGACGGGCTGGGATATCCCTTCCGGGCTACAGGGTTTAAGAGAGAAGTCTGCCCAGGAGGTATACCGGTGCCAGCCGGAGGAAATTACCGCTTATCTGGAAAGGAAATTTCTCAAGGACTAG
- the acs gene encoding acetate--CoA ligase, with translation MSKEITQSSENKHVFQSSAEFRKDALISDPGIYQKAEDRLAFWEERASTLSWFKKWDTVLEWNPPFAKWFNGGKLNASYNCLDRHLAGPRADKNAIVFEGENGDTQMLTYRELHHEVSKFAGVLRSLGVKKGDVVTIYLPMITEAVVAMMACSRIGAPHSVVFGGFSAEAIRDRINDAKSKIVITADAGYRRGKVLPLKENVDEALKGVAEIDKVIVVRRVGLDNAVQGERDVWYHELMKDAAADCPAEEMDAEDILFILYTSGTTGKPKGVVHTTGGYLTGVSTTHQYVFDLKENDIYWCTADIGWITGHSYLVYGPLANGATIFLFEGTPDYPAKDRYWELIEKYGVTILYTAPTAIRTFMKWGESYPQKRNLTSLRLLGTVGEPINPEAWLWYHKHIGGERCPIVDTWWQTETGMIMISALPGVTDMKPGSCSVPFPGVKVEILNRSGQPVQNGEVGFVAITEPWPAMLRTVYGDDKRYKDTYWGTWPDRYFAGDGAKVDEDGYFWIIGRVDDVINVSGHRIGTAEVESALVEHPAVAEAACIGKSHEVKGQAIAAFVTLREGVAAREDLVNELKNHVAAKIGAIARPDEIHLTEELPKTRSGKIIRRILRDIAEGRAIGDTTTLADASAVEALQQIGKQ, from the coding sequence ATGTCCAAAGAGATTACCCAAAGTTCAGAAAATAAACACGTCTTTCAGAGTTCAGCGGAATTCAGGAAAGATGCCCTCATTTCCGACCCGGGCATTTATCAAAAGGCAGAAGACAGACTGGCTTTTTGGGAAGAGAGGGCTTCAACGCTTAGTTGGTTCAAAAAATGGGATACTGTTCTGGAGTGGAATCCGCCATTTGCCAAATGGTTTAACGGCGGTAAACTCAATGCGTCTTACAATTGTTTGGATCGGCATTTAGCCGGGCCCCGGGCGGATAAAAATGCCATTGTTTTTGAAGGCGAAAATGGTGATACCCAAATGCTCACCTATAGGGAGCTGCATCATGAAGTCAGCAAATTTGCGGGGGTACTTCGCTCTCTCGGTGTGAAAAAGGGGGATGTTGTCACTATCTATTTGCCGATGATTACGGAAGCAGTCGTTGCCATGATGGCCTGCTCCAGAATCGGAGCGCCGCACAGTGTGGTCTTCGGCGGATTCAGCGCTGAGGCCATTCGGGACAGAATCAATGATGCTAAATCGAAGATTGTGATTACGGCTGATGCCGGCTATCGCCGCGGAAAGGTTCTTCCGCTCAAAGAAAATGTCGATGAGGCTCTGAAAGGTGTCGCGGAAATCGATAAAGTCATCGTGGTCAGACGGGTAGGCCTAGATAATGCCGTACAAGGAGAAAGAGATGTCTGGTATCATGAGCTGATGAAGGATGCTGCAGCCGATTGTCCGGCTGAAGAAATGGATGCGGAAGATATTTTGTTCATCCTATATACGAGCGGCACCACCGGAAAGCCTAAAGGCGTTGTGCATACGACCGGAGGTTATCTGACAGGGGTTTCGACGACCCATCAGTATGTTTTTGATCTGAAGGAAAACGATATTTACTGGTGTACGGCGGATATCGGCTGGATCACAGGCCACAGCTATCTGGTATATGGACCGCTGGCCAACGGTGCGACGATATTCCTCTTTGAAGGAACGCCTGACTACCCTGCGAAGGACAGATACTGGGAACTGATTGAAAAGTACGGGGTAACCATTCTGTATACCGCGCCTACGGCAATCAGGACCTTTATGAAATGGGGAGAAAGCTATCCCCAGAAAAGAAACTTGACTAGCCTAAGGCTCCTCGGGACGGTTGGAGAACCGATCAATCCTGAAGCCTGGTTATGGTATCACAAGCATATCGGCGGAGAAAGATGCCCGATCGTCGATACTTGGTGGCAGACTGAAACAGGAATGATTATGATTTCAGCTCTGCCAGGAGTAACCGACATGAAGCCTGGCTCCTGTTCTGTGCCTTTCCCGGGTGTCAAAGTCGAAATATTGAACAGATCCGGACAGCCGGTTCAAAACGGAGAGGTTGGATTCGTTGCGATCACGGAACCCTGGCCGGCAATGCTCAGAACGGTTTATGGTGATGACAAGCGCTATAAGGATACCTACTGGGGTACATGGCCAGACAGATACTTTGCCGGGGACGGGGCCAAAGTCGATGAAGACGGTTATTTCTGGATTATCGGCAGAGTCGATGATGTCATCAATGTTTCTGGGCATCGAATCGGTACGGCAGAAGTTGAAAGCGCCCTTGTTGAGCATCCGGCTGTGGCAGAGGCTGCCTGCATCGGTAAAAGCCATGAAGTTAAAGGGCAGGCAATCGCAGCTTTCGTCACTCTCCGTGAAGGGGTTGCAGCTAGGGAAGACCTGGTGAACGAACTTAAGAATCATGTTGCGGCCAAAATCGGGGCAATAGCCAGACCTGATGAAATTCATCTTACGGAAGAATTGCCAAAAACCCGCAGTGGAAAAATTATCCGCAGAATTTTGAGGGACATCGCTGAAGGGCGGGCAATCGGTGATACAACGACCCTTGCCGATGCCTCAGCAGTTGAAGCGCTGCAGCAGATTGGGAAGCAGTAA
- a CDS encoding CYTH domain-containing protein encodes MGLEIERKYLVHQHLLPELKEGERMIQGYLSEKPSVRFRIKGNQMMLTIKDYYTKNRRFELETPAKEVTEEEVRKLMSLAISPPIIKTRYTVKSGQGIIWEIDVYEEENTGLITVDAEIPQEDYPLEFPEWVAGDREITGEKRYTNLNLGRKPYTTWADLAE; translated from the coding sequence GTGGGATTGGAGATCGAACGCAAGTATCTTGTTCATCAGCATCTTCTGCCGGAATTGAAGGAAGGGGAACGGATGATTCAAGGTTATCTTTCGGAAAAACCATCGGTCAGGTTCAGAATCAAAGGGAATCAAATGATGTTGACAATCAAGGATTATTATACGAAAAACAGGCGGTTTGAGTTGGAGACTCCGGCCAAGGAAGTAACGGAGGAAGAGGTTCGGAAGCTTATGTCCCTGGCAATAAGCCCGCCAATCATTAAGACGAGATATACAGTGAAGAGCGGTCAGGGAATAATCTGGGAGATTGATGTTTATGAAGAGGAAAATACCGGCTTGATTACGGTGGATGCAGAAATTCCGCAGGAAGATTATCCGCTGGAATTTCCGGAATGGGTTGCCGGTGACCGTGAAATAACCGGTGAGAAGCGCTACACAAATCTTAATCTTGGCAGGAAGCCTTATACAACATGGGCAGATTTAGCCGAATAA